The Setaria viridis chromosome 9, Setaria_viridis_v4.0, whole genome shotgun sequence sequence AAGAGCTACCTGCTGCATCAACTGTTTTATTGGCGAGCTGCTGCGGCGACGAGAGATCGGCATGCCATGAGGTGGGTTAGTTTGTTCATGGCGTCTGATGCAGTAGAGCACTAGAGCTGCGCGtgtgtttttcctttttcccctttcGTCCTGCCCTGTCCTGTTCTTGCTTCCGTTATCTCGTGGGAAGGGGGAGGCAGGAGCACCAATGGTCAAGTTGCGGCTGCCGGCAGGATGGATGGAGGACCGGTTGGGTTGGTGAAATGGCTAGTGTGCCCGTCTCGTGTTTCTTACTGCTACCACTTTCTTCCTCCATTGGGGGGTGGGGGCGTGTGACCGCGATGTGCCTGGCTCTCCTTTCCGCGATGGGGATGTTTCGTCCGTAAGCTCAGCTCTGCCTCTCCCCAGTCGCCCTACCCTGCTCGCCTTGTGTTGTGCGGACTAGTGGCGTCCGTTGTGGCAGCCATGCGCCTCGAAACCAAAAAGATCGCCTATTGCGTGCTCGATTCCTTGGAGTATTTGACGGACAGTATTATCGTTTTCTTCTTTCTGGTGCCCAGTTAATCCAGGCTCCTTGGTGGTTCGTGGCTCGCGTTCGTTGCTTGCTTGGCTCAGGCGCtgcggccgcggaggcggcggcggttctcGTGTGCTCCTTTCCCCGATTGGCATGCCAAGATTCTGAGGTCGGGTCAGTGAGCGAGCTACTTGAGGTTGATGGAGCAGCCGGCGGCGCAGAAAGACGAGGACGGCTTGCTGGGTTACGCCGTCATGGAGGACGTTGCGGTCGGCGACCTGGATCTCATGGAGGAGCTGTTCATGGCGGCGCCGGGGTTCGATTTCTCCGACTTCTCGCAGCCCGGGCCCGGCGCGTCTCCGGGGGCCTGCTTCTCGCCGCTGTTCGACATctgcagcaccaccaccacggcgactccccccgcgccggcgggcgacgacgacaGGGACGACACGGAGAGGCCCGAGGCGCGCCGCGCCTGGCTGTTCCAGCCCAGGCAGGAGGTGGAGGCCACGGTGAAGGAGCGGATGCGCCGCGCGCTGGAGCGCATCGCGCAGACGCATCCCGGCGAGCTGCTCGCGCAGGTCTGGGTCCCCACGCTCATCGGCGACCGCCAGGTGCTCACCACCTGCGGGCAGCCCTTCTGGCTGGACAGCCGGAACCAGCGCCTCGCCAACTACCGCTCGGTGTCGATGAAGTACCAGTTCTCCGCCGACGAGAGCGCGTGCGCCGAGCTAGGGCTGCCCGGCCGCGTCTTCGTCGGCCGAGTCCCCGAGTGGACGCCCGACGTCCGCTACTTCTCCACCGAGGAGTACCCGCGCGTCCACCACGCCCAGTTCTTCGACATCCGCGGCAGCGTCGCGCTCCCCATATTCGAGCCCCGCAGCCGGGCATGCCTCGGCGTCGTCGAGCTCGTCATGACCACGCAGAAGGTCAACTACAATGCCGAGATAGAGAACATATGCAGTGCTCTCAAGGTAGATTGCCCATTGCTGCTCCTTTTCCTCTTTTCGATCCTCCAATCCCCACTTCTCTGCAGACTGCAGGCTATGCTGTTATGCTCTTAACCTGTTTGATGGTATGCCCTTAGGAAGAGACGTGCTACTACCGGGCACACCAATCCCCGAAGTAATCCGTCTTTTCACTTTCCTTTGTTTGGTGGTGTTCTTGCCTCAGTAAGATTGTGTTTATGCAAACTTGCAGGAGGTAGATCTCAGAAGCACTGATGTTTCAAGTGATCCCCATGCAAACGTGAGCTTAAATGTATGAACATCATATTGTTGTACTGATAGTTGAAAGCCTGAAATGTTGTTATCGGTAACATATGTTGCTTATTCCTTGTTAGGTGGCTGATACTTCTTACCGAGCAATTGTACCGGAGATCATTGACGTTCTCAGAACTGTTTGCGAGAGACACGAGCTGCCACTGGCCCAAACATGGATACCATGCATCTGCCAAGCAAAGAGGGGAAGCCGCCACTCCGATGAAAAATTTAAGTACTGTGTGTCGACTGTGGACGAGGCATGTTACATTCGTGACCCAAATGTAACGGGCTTTCACCAAGCTTGCTCCGATCATCATCTGTTCAGGGGTGAGGGTGTTGTTGGTAGGGCATTTGGGACAAACGAGCCATGTTTCGCCACGGATGTTACTGCCTACAGCAAGGCCCAATACCCTCTCTCACATCATGCAAAACTTTTCAACTTGAAGGCTGCAGTTGCCATCCGGCTGCGAAGTATCAGGACTGGAAGCCTTGACTATGTCTTGGAATTCTTCCTGCCAGTGGACTGTATAGAGAGCGAAGAGCAAAGGGCCATGCTTAATTCTTTGTCCATTACAATACAGCAGACCTGCTATACATTACGAGTTGTCAGCTTAAAAGAACTAGTGGATGAAGGATCATTTGAAACAAGTACAGTAACCCCAGCAGAATTTTATGAAAAGCCCATTCATGAAAACTTGGATGAGGTTTGTAGCAACATTGAAGTTCCTGTGAGGACAACATCGCTGGAAACTTCTGAGGAGGTAACTTCATGGATAGCAAGCCTTGTTGATGCTCAAAGTAAGGGAGTGAAAGAAATGGATGGTGACCTGCCATTTGGATTCAGCAAGCAAGAGGATGAAGGGTTCAGTGTTACGGCTGGCTGGCATACTCCACCTGTCCTAGGCCCTAAAGGTACCATCTTTTCAGGGTTTAAGCATCACGAAGAATATGAGGTCAAGGAGCCTATTTGTTCCAGACATCCAAGCCCTTCCAATTTGGACAAAACAGTCGAGAAGCGGCGCACTAAGATGGAGAAAACTGTTAGCCTGGAAGAGCTTCGGAAGCATTTTGCTGGCAGCCTGAAAGAAGCTGCAAAGAATTTAGGAGGTAACTTCTGACCCACACATCTTTACAGTTCTTTGCCACTCCTTTTGTTTTAGTACTTTCCTCTGTTTGGATGGATAGGCACTTAGGCAGTAGCTTCTAGATAGCCTGCTGAAAACAACGTCATCTTCCAATGCCCATAACTTCATTTTCATGCTACAAATAGAACTGTAAAACTTTTACTCAGTGTTATTGCTGCTGAAGAATGCATGGAATCCTATTAGCTGATAGTTGGGATGTAAATTAGGTGTGTAGTGTGTGATCAGGAGGGATACTTCGAATCAAACAtacttttataaaaatattatttATTGATCTAGCTTCCAATGTTTTTGCTCAGTTGCAAGCGAAAGGTACAACGGTCTTAATTTTTCATTTCCTGTTTGCGTAGATCCTAACTTCAATGTCTATACTATGTCTAACCATTTCAACTACCTGTTTCAGTGTGCCCTACAACATTGAAGAGGATATGCAGGCAACATGGAATTAATCGTTGGCCATCACGGAAGATCAAGAAAGTTGGGCACTCCCTGAAGAAATTGCAAATGGTGATTGATTCGGTACATGGTGCTGAAGGAACAGTTCAGCTCAGCTCGCTCTATGAAAACTTTACCAAGACCACATGGTCAGAAAGAGAGTTACAAGGGGATGGCACTTATCCATTATCTGAGCAAAAAGGTCACTTGGAACCTTCGGTTCCTGATCGGCAGTGCGAGGGCAGATTCACTTCGCATACTTCTGGCTCTAATTCCATGTCCCCTTCGTGCAGCCAAAGTTCAAACTCCAGCCATGGTTGTTCCAGTGGTTCAAAATCGCAACAGAATGGCAGTGCTCCTCAGCTTGCAGTCAAGCAAGAAGTTTTCATGGAGGAGAATCAGAGCTCCACACTACTGAAAGCTGCGAGCCATGCAGAACTGCAAATGTTTACCGAAGAAAGACCTGTCACCCTGCCTAGGTCTGAGAGTCAAATGCTTTTAAGTGAACTAAAGC is a genomic window containing:
- the LOC117836353 gene encoding protein NLP1 isoform X1, encoding MEQPAAQKDEDGLLGYAVMEDVAVGDLDLMEELFMAAPGFDFSDFSQPGPGASPGACFSPLFDICSTTTTATPPAPAGDDDRDDTERPEARRAWLFQPRQEVEATVKERMRRALERIAQTHPGELLAQVWVPTLIGDRQVLTTCGQPFWLDSRNQRLANYRSVSMKYQFSADESACAELGLPGRVFVGRVPEWTPDVRYFSTEEYPRVHHAQFFDIRGSVALPIFEPRSRACLGVVELVMTTQKVNYNAEIENICSALKEVDLRSTDVSSDPHANVSLNVADTSYRAIVPEIIDVLRTVCERHELPLAQTWIPCICQAKRGSRHSDEKFKYCVSTVDEACYIRDPNVTGFHQACSDHHLFRGEGVVGRAFGTNEPCFATDVTAYSKAQYPLSHHAKLFNLKAAVAIRLRSIRTGSLDYVLEFFLPVDCIESEEQRAMLNSLSITIQQTCYTLRVVSLKELVDEGSFETSTVTPAEFYEKPIHENLDEVCSNIEVPVRTTSLETSEEVTSWIASLVDAQSKGVKEMDGDLPFGFSKQEDEGFSVTAGWHTPPVLGPKGTIFSGFKHHEEYEVKEPICSRHPSPSNLDKTVEKRRTKMEKTVSLEELRKHFAGSLKEAAKNLGVCPTTLKRICRQHGINRWPSRKIKKVGHSLKKLQMVIDSVHGAEGTVQLSSLYENFTKTTWSERELQGDGTYPLSEQKGHLEPSVPDRQCEGRFTSHTSGSNSMSPSCSQSSNSSHGCSSGSKSQQNGSAPQLAVKQEVFMEENQSSTLLKAASHAELQMFTEERPVTLPRSESQMLLSELKPVENMSGMQKSKPESLKIKAMYGEERCIFRLQPSWGFEKLKEEIVKRFSIGQEMYVDLKYLDDESEWVLLTCDADLLECIDVYKSSSAQTVRILVNANVQPVLGPSFGQTGLS
- the LOC117836353 gene encoding protein NLP1 isoform X2, coding for MEQPAAQKDEDGLLGYAVMEDVAVGDLDLMEELFMAAPGFDFSDFSQPGPGASPGACFSPLFDICSTTTTATPPAPAGDDDRDDTERPEARRAWLFQPRQEVEATVKERMRRALERIAQTHPGELLAQVWVPTLIGDRQVLTTCGQPFWLDSRNQRLANYRSVSMKYQFSADESACAELGLPGRVFVGRVPEWTPDVRYFSTEEYPRVHHAQFFDIRGSVALPIFEPRSRACLGVVELVMTTQKVNYNAEIENICSALKEVDLRSTDVSSDPHANVADTSYRAIVPEIIDVLRTVCERHELPLAQTWIPCICQAKRGSRHSDEKFKYCVSTVDEACYIRDPNVTGFHQACSDHHLFRGEGVVGRAFGTNEPCFATDVTAYSKAQYPLSHHAKLFNLKAAVAIRLRSIRTGSLDYVLEFFLPVDCIESEEQRAMLNSLSITIQQTCYTLRVVSLKELVDEGSFETSTVTPAEFYEKPIHENLDEVCSNIEVPVRTTSLETSEEVTSWIASLVDAQSKGVKEMDGDLPFGFSKQEDEGFSVTAGWHTPPVLGPKGTIFSGFKHHEEYEVKEPICSRHPSPSNLDKTVEKRRTKMEKTVSLEELRKHFAGSLKEAAKNLGVCPTTLKRICRQHGINRWPSRKIKKVGHSLKKLQMVIDSVHGAEGTVQLSSLYENFTKTTWSERELQGDGTYPLSEQKGHLEPSVPDRQCEGRFTSHTSGSNSMSPSCSQSSNSSHGCSSGSKSQQNGSAPQLAVKQEVFMEENQSSTLLKAASHAELQMFTEERPVTLPRSESQMLLSELKPVENMSGMQKSKPESLKIKAMYGEERCIFRLQPSWGFEKLKEEIVKRFSIGQEMYVDLKYLDDESEWVLLTCDADLLECIDVYKSSSAQTVRILVNANVQPVLGPSFGQTGLS